One segment of Myxocyprinus asiaticus isolate MX2 ecotype Aquarium Trade chromosome 41, UBuf_Myxa_2, whole genome shotgun sequence DNA contains the following:
- the LOC127432146 gene encoding vesicular glutamate transporter 1-like, with protein sequence MEVRPERFKAAAAKTLGRIHRVLEKRQENGETIELSAEGRPELQEEKELPVVDCTCFGLPRRYIIAILSGLGFCISFGIRCNLGVAIVSMVNNHTIYREGKPYVVNAQFTWDPETVGMIHGSFFWGYIVTQIPGGFICQKFAANRVFGFAVVATSVLNMMIPTAARVHFGCVIMVRILQGLVEGVSYPACHGIWAKWAPPLERSRLATTAFCGSYAGAVIAMPLAGVLVQYSGWSSVFYVYGSFGVCWYMFWILVSYESPAAHPTITPEERKYIENAIGESAGLMNPVTKFNTPWRKFFTSMPVYAIIVANFCRSWTFYLLLISQPAYFEEVFKFEISKVGIISALPHLVMTIVVPIGGQLADYLRSHNIMTTTNVRKMMNCGGFGLEATFLLVVGFSHTKGVAISFLVLAVGFSGFAISGFNVNHLDIAPRYASILMGISNGVGTLSGMVCPLIVGAMTKNKTREEWQYVFLIASLVHYGGVIFYGLFASGEKQSWAEPENMSEEKCGILGEDELADETEELYRSGGGGYGATIQSGDPNGAGTVGGGAGGSWTSDWDKTEEYVQPVGTNSFLYGGEEDRGLTE encoded by the exons ATGGAGGTCCGACCCGAGCGATTTAAAGCAGCAGCGGCGAAGACGCTCGGCAGGATACACCG GGTTCTAGAAAAGCGGCAAGAAAATGGCGAGACGATTGAGTTATCCGCGGAGGGTCGTCCAGAGCTTCAGGAAGAGAAGGAACTTCCTGTGGTGGACTGCACGTGTTTTGGTTTGCCGCGACGGTACATCATCGCTATTTTGTCAGGACTTGGATTTTGCATCTCATTTGGTATCCGCTGTAACCTGGGTGTGGCCATCGTCAGTATGGTGAACAACCACACCATCTACAGAGAAGGCAAGCCATACGTTGTG AATGCTCAGTTTACATGGGACCCAGAGACCGTCGGAATGATTCATGGATCATTTTTTTGGGGTTACATTGTCACCCAAATTCCTGGAGGTTTCATCTGCCAGAAATTTGCCGCCAACAG GGTATTTGGTTTTGCAGTCGTAGCCACGTCTGTCCTAAATATGATGATTCCCACAGCAGCACGAGTACACTTCGGTTGTGTGATTATGGTGCGGATACTACAGGGCCTTGTTGAG GGTGTTTCTTATCCGGCTTGTCATGGGATCTGGGCAAAATGGGCTCCACCCCTAGAAAGAAGTCGTTTGGCCACAACAGCGTTCTGTG GTTCATATGCAGGTGCTGTGATTGCCATGCCATTAGCTGGAGTTCTAGTGCAGTATTCAGGCTGGTCCTCAGTCTTCTATGTATatg GTAGTTTTGGGGTCTGCTGGTACATGTTCTGGATTCTGGTGTCATATGAGAGTCCAGCGGCTCACCCCACCATCACCCCAGAAGAAAGGAAATACATTGAAAATGCCATTGGGGAATCGGCTGGATTAATGAACCCTGTGACG AAGTTTAACACTCCCTGGCGTAAGTTTTTCACATCGATGCCCGTGTACGCCATTATCGTGGCTAATTTCTGCAGGAGCTGGACATTTTACCTTCTTCTCATCAGTCAACCTGCGTATTTTGAAGAGGTGTTTAAATTTGAGATCAGCAAG GTCGGTATCATCTCTGCTCTTCCTCATCTGGTGATGACCATTGTCGTGCCGATCGGAGGACAGCTGGCCGACTATCTGAGGAGTCACAACATTATGACAACTACAAACGTCAGGAAAATGATGAACTGTGGCG GCTTTGGGTTGGAGGCCACATTTCTTCTGGTGGTTGGTTTCTCTCACACTAAAGGTGTTGCCATATCATTTCTTGTCCTTGCTGTTGGATTTAGTGGCTTTGCAATCTCTG GGTTCAATGTTAATCATTTGGATATTGCACCACGGTATGCCAGTATTCTAATGGGTATCTCCAATGGCGTTGGCACTCTCTCTGGCATGGTGTGTCCTCTAATCGTTGGTGCCATGACCAAAAACAAG ACGCGGGAGGAGTGGCAATATGTGTTTCTCATCGCTTCACTCGTTCATTACGGTGGAGTTATCTTCTATG GTCTTTTTGCGTCCGGAGAGAAGCAGTCGTGGGCGGAGCCAGAGAACATGAGCGAGGAGAAATGTGGCATATTAGGAGAAGACGAGCTGGCGGATGAAACGGAAGAGCTGTACCGCTCAGGGGGCGGTGGCTATGGAGCGACTATCCAATCAGGTGACCCCAATGGGGCGGGGACAGTAGGGGGTGGAGCTGGAGGAagctggacctcagactgggacaAAACGGAGGAATATGTCCAACCTGTCGGCACGAATAGCTTCCTGTATGGAGGAGAAGAGGACAGGGGGCTAACGGAATGA